From a single Caloramator mitchellensis genomic region:
- a CDS encoding polysaccharide deacetylase family protein, whose translation MKKYFLTLDLEEWYHLEYLKEYKEIIESSQRFAPKVLPFLYKMADEGVFLTVFVLEDVAKGNPELIREIAKMGHEIACHGKHHELVYELTKEEFRQRIGEAKKTLEEITGKPVKGYRAPCFSMETEKLDVLWDLGFTYDASLIRFKEHKLYNVMDISNFKKVESMIFRKNDKYEFETPTLDIMGKSIPISGGGYFRLFPLWLMKYFMKKHWENEDNFMFYIHPFELVREKLENGKKMGIKNYFRFQVGRSRLQDKLFKYIKWLKKQNVEFLKIEDYINKLENKEGKGI comes from the coding sequence AATATAAAGAGATTATTGAATCAAGCCAAAGATTTGCACCGAAGGTTTTACCTTTTTTGTATAAAATGGCGGATGAAGGGGTTTTTCTTACAGTCTTTGTTTTAGAAGATGTAGCAAAAGGCAATCCTGAATTAATTAGAGAAATAGCTAAGATGGGGCATGAAATTGCTTGTCATGGAAAACACCACGAATTGGTATATGAATTAACTAAAGAAGAGTTCAGACAAAGAATCGGTGAAGCAAAGAAAACTCTTGAAGAGATAACAGGAAAACCAGTCAAAGGATATAGAGCACCATGTTTTTCTATGGAGACTGAGAAATTAGATGTTTTATGGGATTTAGGATTTACTTATGATGCAAGTCTTATTAGATTCAAAGAGCATAAATTATATAATGTTATGGATATTTCAAATTTTAAAAAGGTTGAAAGTATGATTTTTAGAAAAAATGATAAATATGAATTTGAGACTCCTACATTGGATATAATGGGTAAATCCATTCCAATATCAGGTGGTGGATATTTTAGATTATTCCCACTATGGTTAATGAAATATTTTATGAAAAAACATTGGGAAAATGAAGATAATTTTATGTTTTATATTCATCCTTTTGAATTAGTCAGAGAAAAGCTTGAAAATGGCAAGAAAATGGGTATAAAAAATTACTTTAGATTTCAGGTGGGCAGATCTAGATTACAGGATAAGTTATTTAAGTATATTAAATGGTTAAAAAAGCAAAATGTAGAGTTTTTGAAGATTGAAGATTATATAAATAAATTAGAGAATAAAGAAGGTAAGGGGATATGA